The Juglans microcarpa x Juglans regia isolate MS1-56 chromosome 2D, Jm3101_v1.0, whole genome shotgun sequence DNA window CCAAATCCTATTTGAATTACGTTTAAGGTAACGTTTCACTTGCAATTCTCTTGTTAAAGAATgaataattgagtttagtttttttttcctaagcagGAGATAAACTAAGTGGTTACAAGATATTAGATTTAATGGGATGAAAGTCTCCAAGAATCGTCCAAAAACAAGTAAATACAacataagagaaataaaaaagagggaTTTGTAGTAAAAATTTTAGCTCCCACCCATTTCCCACAAAGGGAAAGTCGTTTGAAGCAGTTTTTGTATAGTCTGATAAATAGACTATAAAAGTACGACTAAAAGTCACAGTGGATTGTTGTGTGCTGCATTTTGCTGATCTGGAATGGCAAAATGAGACTTTCACAACCACATTATCTTGGTCCTTAGTTAGGGAAAACGAATACATAGGGAAGTAACAACCGGAATATGGGTCGATACACTAGCATGTGACCGTCATTAGTGGTAGAGGCGTGTGTAGCACACATGCCACTCTtggaaaaaagataaaagtcGGATCTAAGAGATCCAAAGCTGTTGACCCCGATGGCGCCGCACGTGGCAGCAACAAACTCCTTGTGGTGCGGCAGCCTGTGAGGCTCATGCGCACTGTGAGACGCACGTGCTGCTCGTTTGGTCAATTTTCTTCTATCGTTCAACAGATCGGCAACTGGAAAATCTAGTAATGGGGTGTGTGACGATCGTAAGAGGCCGGTAAACAATATATCGACGCATCTTGATACTATAGAttgaaaactaaagaaaaaaaaaattgatatacaTTTCTGGCATTGGCTGGATAGGGAGAGGGAGGAAGGAGCTAAAGCTCCAAACCCCTTTGGGCGGAGAGCTGGGATGGCTGGATCtttgatagagagagaaaaagaaaactcctCTTAGTCCTTTAGTTAATTATATGTTGGTGtaaatgtattatttattaCGGGATCACATGAATTACAaatcaagtttaaaaaataagtatttttatcaATGTAACAATGCTTTTACATTAATGACGGGCTTgatgtatttataaataactcgataaaaaaataaatctacagaAAGAAATCTGTCGTTATGATCAGTATACTTTACCAATATAACCAGAAGGTTTAAAAGACAACCTGGTACTCGAACAACGATAACTGAATCGGATTTTTGCCACGTTTGGCTGAAAAACAGTGGTAGTACATACTacatacagttttttttttaataacttttttaaagttCTACGTCTACGATTACTCGTAGTATATAAGCCCAAGAAACAAATGTAAAACCtagcaaaaacaaaacaaaaaaccctCTTGGCCAGAAGAAGGGTTTTAGACTTTAGAGCAACACACAGCTAAGGAGGAAAATGGTAGGGAGAAGATTGATTAACCTGTTCAAGAGCTCCCCAAAGTCACAGCTTTCAGGGTACACGATActtgccatctctctctctttctctcctcccTATGGATTTTGATCGCTTTCGAAGATCTCAACAAATCAGTCAAGTTATGATTTTTACCGTATAAAAACCGTTTTCTTGGGAATTATCTTGATCTGGGTCCTTCGTTATTTAATATTTCCTTCTTTCACTCGGGCAGACTCAGTTGAGTGGAGGGTGTTATATTTTCTTGTTCTAAATGAggagaataaataaaaagacaagGTAATAATGCTAATTTAATTGGTGCTTTTGTTCTCTCTCAGTAAACATAGATAGAATTTAACTTAGGAGAAATGTTAAATGTAGAAGAGAACAATCCTACAGAGATTTTGGGAGGCTGAGTTTTGTGACTTCTGATTTGACCTATTTGTATTGTGTTTGGAATTATCTAAGATGATTTATAAGTGCGATCGATTCCAGATTTCACATCAATCGATTTGGTTTACGGAAGTTGAAACTCGATGATATATAACTATTAAGACTTCGTGCTGCAGCTCCGCGAAGCCTGCCTATGAAGATAACAACAAGTCATTGGCTCGAAAGGCGgtgtcttttgttttgtttactgTAACTGGTGGTGTTGCTCTGAGTGCTCTTGATGACCTTGTTATTTATCATAGCTGTAGCAGGTACGCGGCATTGCATtcaggagttttttttttcctctctataaatttttttagatgaagcAGATTACATCAATATTGTCATGTTAGCAATTAgatatttagagaaaatatttctaatttgaATGGTTTGTTTCTGTATCTCTTTATGAGTTTGGTAATTATTTTTCTCCCTATCATCTTCCACTGCCTTAAGCTCTAAATTGTTAGAAAAAACTGGTAGTCAGTACACCATATTTGTGGTACATCTGTTCATCAATCACGACATAACTTGTTGTTTACTTTTGATGGATCAGTTTGGTAGTGGTAAAGTAATGATCATTCTTGTAAAAATCACCCAGTTCCTTGCAAAAACTTTCAATGATTTTGGGGTTTATCTTAACGGAGGAGTGAGAACTATGAGGTTGGCATATACAAACTACAGAGGCTTATGTTGTCTATAAAGAGCCTGCAATCAGTTGATTGGTTTTTCACATGGAACACTAGGTGGACTTAACAATATCTTGTAATAGATACTTTGTCTCGTCCCTTTCAGTAGTCATTATCTTTGTACATGATTTTCCTCTTCTGGAAGTGAGGGTtcgttaaataaaattttgggtaTCGTcctctatttcttttaaaaggcTTACAATCAGAATTAACTTCATGTGGCATCGAatagtgaatatatataatcctcgaggtttttattctttgttgAAACCAAAGTTCAAATGTATCTTAAAAggtcatatatttatttcaacATTGCTGCCATTACTACCTCATCCTTTTCTTCCCCTTACTTtccaaataaagagagacaagGCAATTGGTTTTGGATGTAGCCTATTACGGTAACGAGGGActtggaaaataaagaaaatactgGAGACTTACCAATCATTCTCCACTGCAAGGTGTACCAATTGATTTAGTTGATGTCATGATgaaaatttacttataaaaaaaatgatgaaaatttacATGTCAGTAagagaatagaataattcaatctATTCATCCTTAGTCTTGAGAACTTTGAAATGCAAAAACACTTTTACCGATGGTGgcatatttatctttaaattttaggttcagatatatttatcactcatagaaaatgaaagaaatatttgtgctttctcttttaaatgtCTCGTGTacttgtgtacatgggctagGCCTACCTATAGGAATATCCTAGAACTAGGGCTTGGTATTTTTGATAAGTGAGATAAGTTTTTATTAATGACCATCTTACTGAAATCGAAATATTTTCGTTATTGATTCCATCGTGTGTAGTGGAGGGATGCATAAAATGACATGGGTAGAATTAGGAAAAGAGGATACGATAAAAGAGGAGGTGAGGGAGAGTATGATCTTATGTATGGTAGAATCATGAAAAAACATCTGAACccaaatttattgaaaaaggGTGCATGAAGTTGACCCCGATTTAGTTGGTATTAAGGATTAGCTGAGTTGAATGATATGTATGTATGCCACTTTTTCGGCTTGgttgataatgttttgtttcttatatattttgtgttatggCAAACGAAGTTACTTAAAATGATGAACATTCCATAATATTGAAACTTTCCACTAGACatgattttatttcatcatgCTTAATCCTGTCTCCATCTTCAATATTTTCtgtacttggaaaaaaaaaaaaaaaacaaagattgaCAATGAGGTAGCTAATCATTTGCCTAAAAACTTTGCAGCAAAGCCTTGGAGAAAGCAAGTAAGAACCGGGCAGTCATAGATGCCATTGGGGAACCTCTTTTGAAGGGTCCATGGTACAATGCATCACTTGCAGTAACTCATAAGAGGCACTCTGTATCTTGTACATTTCCTGTGTCTGGACCGCAAGGCTCGGGAACCTTCCAGTTGAAGGCAGTCCGTAATGGAGGTTTGCACTTGACTTCAATATGCTGTTTAGATTGTCAGTTCTGTTTTTGTCATCTTCAAGTTATTTAATGTATGCTTCGTGTTTTTGCATCCAAAACCATAATCTTAGTAAGCACCTCTAGTCAAGATGGTCCCTATCATCCTTCTGACATTTTATGCACTGGTTAGGAAAAGTTGGTAAAACAAAACACTTCTGTTTGGAAAGTCttatgattataaaatattgatagtaATAATACTCTCTGGATATTCTGGCTCCTTCTATTCAGTGCATGATTCCAGTTACTTATTTCACTTGAAACATTAATGTTTTTACTTAGTTGACAGAATCAGTTTGTTTCCTTAACAGATGACTCTTGGTTATCATTTCTCCGGCCTCGTGATTGGGACATTCTAATCATGGATGCTCTCCTTCATGTTCCTGGAAATGATGAGAAGCATCAGGCGTTGCGGATTAGTTTGTCTGACTTCCCTCCTCCAGCTTGTACAACATGCACCGAATGCAAGCCTCAAGAGTCAGAGAAGGAGTCGGAGAATCCTTCCGTTGAGCGGAAATGAGAGTCGTATACTATTGATTACCACAACCCTTTTCCTTGTTTGATTCTTCTGCTCACCCAAGTTTCTTCCATTCCATTATTGGTAAACTGAACCAAGGGGAGCTCCATACTTGATATGTTCATGAAATAAGTTATGTGAAacagttgttttcttttgttgagaAATATAATGAGATCAGTTGGGATGTAGTGCCAACCTAAGAACAAGGGGGAGATCCAAGTTTTTTTCCTCTCCACACTATAATGCAATATATTTAATTAGCATTGTAAGGTAACGACCAACATGGGCTCTTGTTGTTGGGATTGGCTGAACACTTGCTTGGGTTTAAAGCCCAGATGAGCAATATAGTTGGTATTTTGACTGAGGAGTTTAGCCTGGTTTGTGATATTCTTTGAGTAAAGACAAAACCGTCTGGGAAACATTAAAAACAAGTGCATAGGACAAgaccaacccaacccaacccagaAAAGTGTAACAAACAAAAGCTTagaaatgttgaaaaaataataatatgggACCATTTTGACATTAGGAGTGAGAGACAAAATCAGCTTTGGACAATTTAAGGCATTAGGCATTGATTTGGACCTGTTTGGgacaaaactatattttttgtaaCCTAATGCATCAAAACTGAATGTCTGTATGTGCATGTGGCGTGGAAGAGAAGCAAGTTAGGATTAGAAGTCCCTTCTGCTGAATGACTTGTTTTATTGCTTAGACCTGACTCATTCAAGATTGGTTTACAAATCAGCATCACCATTGGGGACCGGAGGAGACATgctcataaaaatatttgaaatatgcCACAaccaatatattattattattattattattattattatacaattTCTTAAGAGTTTTTTGTATCATTTATTATAATCCAACCATCAATATTGTAActcacttattttatttatcttaataGTTAAAATTGGATGGCCGTTTTAAATTTAAgtaaactatttttaaaattgatgggagtaaaacatatttttttcaatgcaAAATTACGGAGTCCCTGCAAACGTGTctgaaataaataatgatatacttacaatcttttttatatttatattttaaattaaagatatgtctataaaatgatattatttttataaaaatgtttttttttttagtatataaaaaattgtaaaaaaatatattcaatgtgtactatttttttaatggaagtAAACCACATATCTGTTTGCGACTTGCGAGGGCATTGGGAGACACTGCCGCTCCATGCGCGAGACAGTATCGTGCGCGTCTATCGAAAGAATTAGCCACGCGGCAGGTCGCGGTGGGGCATGAAACTCGGAACCTCAAATCAAGTTGCGGGGACTCACTCCAAAAAAGGCCGCCCAAGGGTTTCGTAGTCTTCCGTTGGGCCGTCTTACGTTATATCCGATGGGCAGTGAAGCCCCACGTGTTGAGAAATTCGTGATTACAGAAGCGGGGCCCAGGTGGGCCTTGACTCCAAAAGTGTCGAGACATTTGATGAATTGGGCCCCATCTTGTCGGGTTGTCGTTGGGAGTACATGGGTTGTGGGACCCATCTAACTTCGAACgattttatctctctctttcgaGACATTGAGCAGCCAGCACTTCAGCAATGAAAAGGGATCCATTTTTTGAATATCAATGCAATGGCTCGCACTTGGATACAACGCCAACAAATAAATGTAGGACACAAATCATATAATCTAATGCAATCacgtggagagagagagagagatgagaagtaggccgaaaagaaaaaagacaggaataaatttacaaatttttttttagagtaacGCTCCATTTTATGatacaatatttaataattaataattatttattatattttatttataaatttattatctaatatcatatcataagatgatgaaaaaagatatgttgaataaatttttttaaaattttattatcaaatcggtacttataatttaatttaaaaaataaattttaaaatttaaatattataaattaaattttattatttaaatcatgTAAATAATGTATTCTACATATttacttgagaatataataacactaaattttacatatataaagcGAATTCAAGTTTGAGAATTTATAAACCAATCACTAAAAATCATCCCAAACCAATCCAAGTCGGTACCAGTTGCCTTGATTAGGCTATGGTAGGCAAAATTAGGCTCaatgttttcaaacaaaataaaaataaaaatgaaaattaagtaCTAAATCTACACAAatgtcaaatattttaaaaaataaatataaataattatgtaatttgatggggaatacaatatatttattttataataaaaatattttgtaatatgatgtataatttataattttcttatttataaaatctcttaagAGCAAGCATTTCTAAAACAGAAAACACATTTATTTGGTAGGGGAAAGGGGACGATGTTGTGAAAGGATATGTTGATGGTGGCGCATAAACTAGACAAAGAGGGTGGGGGCCATGCAGCATTAGTGCCCCCAACCACATCCTTTTCCTCCGTCCCCATCACCACGTCCACCACACCCACCCggccttttcttcttttgcttgCTTCCTTCCTTTCCCAAATACTCACCATCAAACAGAGCCCACAcgtttctcttcttctccctttGTTTCCCTCTCTatttcccttttccttttccttccttTATTGGCCCTGCTCCTCTTAAACCCCCTTGTCCTCTTCTCTATAATCTGCTGCCTTCCtcttaattctttttctttgaaaatctttTCTGGGTCTAGGAGCTTCTACAGGCTACAAAGATTTCAATGCAGGGTGTTGGTGGAGTGGTGtctggaggaggaggaggagggtcTATTACGAGTGGTGTGTCGATGTCCACGGTGTCGAAGGATGACAACCTGGTCTTGTCGTCTGAGGATTCTTCTTCTTGCCTGGAAGAGTCTGAGCTTGAGCTGGGTCTTGGATTGAGTCTTGGTGGTGGTTCTTGTAAGGCCCAACAAGGTCCAAGGGGTGGTCAATATGCTCGGTTTTTGACGGCCAAGGATTTTCCTTACGTGGGTTCTTCGTCTTCAGCTTCTTCAGCTTCATCCTCATCGTCATCCTCTTCTTTGAGCAGAGCTAATGTTTCATCTGGGACCAAGAGAAGTGCTGATTCTGTTGCTGCTGCTAATGGTGCCAGGTAGTAAGATCTTTGGATTATTGGATAtgccttttctttcctttgttggagttttttttaacCCATACTGTTCAGgtttagtatttttattgtttcctTAGGCTATGTGCTTTCTTCTAAATCGAGTCTAAGTTTGTTTGCTTTAATGCCTTGT harbors:
- the LOC121251196 gene encoding uncharacterized protein LOC121251196, with protein sequence MVGRRLINLFKSSPKSQLSGSAKPAYEDNNKSLARKAVSFVLFTVTGGVALSALDDLVIYHSCSSKALEKASKNRAVIDAIGEPLLKGPWYNASLAVTHKRHSVSCTFPVSGPQGSGTFQLKAVRNGDDSWLSFLRPRDWDILIMDALLHVPGNDEKHQALRISLSDFPPPACTTCTECKPQESEKESENPSVERK